From the genome of Toxoplasma gondii ME49 chromosome XII, whole genome shotgun sequence:
TGACTCTGGAGTGGCATGTCTCGAAAGTCTACCATGGCTCTATTTGGTGTTCGGCATTGGAGGCCGGCGTGGTGTTTTGAAGCAAAAGAAAATCTTCCACTAAGGTTGCCGACTTACTTCCCGCTAAAATTGATCGAGAAAAATATTTTACACGTGTCCCCGTATTTTTCTCATTCGGAAGCAGGCACACACCCCCTCATCACCAAAGCATCATGGCGATACAGACAttccgaagaagacgcctcCGTCTAgagtctgcgtctgcatCCGCAGCTTGCACCTTTGACGGTAAACGGAGGAACAGCCAAGCCACCGCATCAGATCCCCATTCAACGGTTACGAGGCAACATACAGAACACAGTAGTGGGTCTATGCCATGATGCGTCGCGTGGAAACACCCCTTCGTTGCGAAAAGCAGGCCAGTGCCCCATGGCCACGGTCAAGCAACTCATATTTTTGGGAAAACGACGACATACCCATCATCCAGGTTTGAGCAGGAGCAACTGGGCACCACGTGAACCTCAAAATCTGGTCAGTGCTCTGCAAGCCGTCAACTGGTGTCAGGTAGTGTAAACTGGAGTTATGCTGGAAAGAACTTTTGGTTGTCAACAGAACACAGGGAACCGTACATGCCTGAAGCCGTCACAATTTCCTTAGTACAGCGTTCATAAAACATCTGCACAGCGCGTCTCGTGGCGGAGACAACCTACTTCGGGGACCTCGTCACCACTCGACGCATCGCGTTCTTGATATCTCTGAAAAAAGCATACAAGCGACACCTACGGCATCATCGCAAATAAGAACACTGAGTGAATGCGTTAAAAACGTCGTCGGAGAACAACATGCAGCTCAAATGCCTTCATCCTTTACGCACATGCTGTTGTGTGAGAATACGTCTGTCTCCCTGATAGCGAAAAAGGTGCATTGTCGACACCTTTCAATCCTGCTACCACCGCTGCTTTCCAGGATCTATGCAACCACGAACGCGAATAGTTATGACAGTTCGTAACTCCGCTTACCCTCTTAAAGGGAAGCAGCGTTCGAAGCAGCATGAATGCAAatgagaaaaaaacacacaccGCTGGCCACCCGCAAACATCAAGCTGTATGCTGTTCCTTTGTCTTCCGCTCAATGTCGAACGATCAGCAACAGGCCGCCCTCATTCAGCACAGCAACAGAACAGTGTCTTTGTGGttcagaaaaaacacaaccGTGCACTTACCCGCCTCTGATCACATCAGAAAACCAGACAGTTCGCGCACGAGGGAATACAAAAGGTGTTCTATCTGTGACCTGGGGCAGGAGGCaatttcgtttcctcgctaCAGTTCATTGCGGCCATTTTCAAACACCCTAGCTAAACACTGGACGACTGCTGCGTTTAGATACCTTGTTCCCTAACTACTTATTTATGCACAGATACCTACGTGCAAACGAATGCCTACATGCGAGTGCACAGCGGAACGAAATGGCAGTTGACAAAGATAACTTACTTCCTACGAAACAGCCCggaacacgagagagaaatcaCGTCATGCGTAACTCCCAACTGACCAATCGCCGCAGAATTTTCACAACGACGCAGAGGTGCCAGCTGATTCGGAACTCAGGCATTTCAGAACATGTCATCATGGCTCTCTTCGAGTACTGGAGGCCGGCGTGGTGTTTTGAAGCAAAAGAAAATCTTCCACTAAGGTTGCCGACTTACTTCCCGCTAAAATTGATCGAGAAAAATATTTTACACGTGTCCCCGTATTTTTCTCATTCGGAAGCAGGCACACACCCCTCATCACCAAAGCATCATGGCGATACAGACAttccgaagaagacgcctcCGTCTAgagtctgcgtctgcatCCACAGCTTGCACCTTTGACGGTAAACGGAGGAACAGCCAAGCCACCGCATCAGATCCCCATTCAACAGTTACGAGGCAACATACAGAACACAACAGCGACTCCATGCCTACATGCACCGTATCAGTTCATGACATGTCTTGAAGTCTTTGCATGTCCCGCCCGTAAAAAGACTACTCAAACACCACTTCGGCCACCTTAGGTGCGCTCACACATACACCTGAAAGTCCTATCAACATGATCGTTTGTTCGTTCGAGAAGGTAGGCGACGGAACTGCGCAGTTTCGTCACAACCTCGGGGTAGCATATGACAAGATGGATGAGACCTTACAACCTGTGTAACAGAACGACGAAACAATAACAGTCGTTGTACCAAGCAGACTGTGACGCGTGACACTTTTTTATCTATCTCTAAGTACTACGATTTCCTCTGCTACCAGCTCACAATGATAACGAGCGCCTCCACTGGACGATCCAAAAGATGGATTGACGACGTACTGTGGGAGACATCCAGAAGACGTCTACATAACTCGTGTGAAGACATCACCGTCAGCAGGCACCGGAGACGGGCGAGTCTTTGACACAATATACGGGGAAAAGCTCAGCGAAAACCATATGACTTGTAATCCGTGGACATACTTgctgaaagagaagagcgagcaCCGCCAAGTCTGGCTATATGAGACCGGTGACGATTGGCAgcgttgcatgcacccaAACACACAACGAAGGATTCGCACTAACATACCACTTCCTGCACTTGCAGTGTGACCAGTATTCCCCGACAGAAACGACGTCACCACGTGAAAACTTATTCCCACATTGAAGCCACCGAAGTCTCTCCTACACAAATCAAATACTGCCTATAGAGCAAGCGACTCGCAAAGGGAGAAGTAAATGTGTAAGCACACACAGAACCAGAGTGGAGAACGAAGGGAACAGCGAATTGGTGGCTGTAAAGATATTTCACCCTCCGAACTCACTCGCTGGTGCCAATTTAGCGCCGCACAAAGGTGGATACATGAATTCGATTTCCGTTCACCGGAAACGGGAAActctgagagagaaggctcGCACAACATCTCGCGGTTTCCTGTGAGTCACGTGGAGGAACCGGATCCTCCCGGGGTGCTTGCTTTCTGTTCTCAAAcatgtctttctctgccctccCTGTCACGAGTGAATGGCCTCGTGAGACGCCACCGTTTCTAGACGTCCTgctcctttttttccagcCTCCCCAAACAGGACAAACGAGACTTCGGGTGCTACCGTGAAACTATTGACCAAAGACGAAATAGAGCCGCAGGAAACGAACGGTACTTACCAGCTGGGGacgagcgacagaagaacgaagcaAGCAACAGAGACATGACACTGGTGACAAAACGACGGTTGCAACCACCAAAAGTCAGTCGAACGATTGCCCGTGGCAATAAACGTCCTGCAGTACATTTGACTCATACAACACTTTCACCATACGATCGACGGCACTGCCACTTGTACCCACGAGCACAGTTTATTATCTGTTGCGTTTCAAACACTCTCCTCTGGCACAGTGATATTTTTTTCCGGGGTTAGGTGGAAAAAGCAAAAGCCCGTTGAATCGGGACAGAACCACTGGCAGTGCACAGCTTCCACTGAGTCGTGTAAGCAGCTAACCGTCGCAGAAAAAAATAAGGGTGAACCTCACCGAAAATAATTTCTTGCGCGACCTTACTTGCTGGAAACGAGGGATCGTCACCAGGAATGAAAACACAACAACGGCAACACATGATTCTTGGAGAGCGTGACTGTTTCTTGGTGTGTGCGGCACTTGGCAGACTCTTCAACGTATGTACCTACGCGCCCACGAaaggacgcatgcacagcaggAACATACGTGTGGTTGCAAGTGCGCGTGCAGGAGTAGTTGCTCctacatgtatacacacataGACGCGCCACGAATTACTGTTGCCTGCCTATGCACGGAGGACACAATTCCATAACAAAAGGATAAGAATACCAACATATCGGTGTACCCGTGCTTCATGCGCGCTTCACTGTGCCTCTACACAAATTGCGAGCATATGACAACGAATCCAGTGGCATAACATACCTCCTAGATTAACAGTACAAAGGGCGAAGAAATAGATAGAACAGGTTTCACTACCGTCACCTTCCACCTcctctttatatatatgtatatacaatTATCAGAGTTTACAAATTAAAAACGCTCTCTGGAATTGCGCGTCGTATTCTCTACCGGAGCGATAGTTGCTGAATAtggttttttttttcttaCGGTCTGCTCCGTGTTTATTGGACAATACACATGAGTGACGATACAGACTGAAGATTCtagagaagacacacataCCCGTTGGGCTTCTCAAGAGTCACCTCTTTATACAAGCTGTACAAACATCATGGCATTGCACTTTGGTACTCTCCTTCGTAGTGTTAGCGTGTACAGAATCCACGAATCGGATTCCAATATACGCTGAAACAGCCTGTGCTATCCATCTTGCCAGATGAGGCTTAACAGCGATGAAAGTGCACGCATGTGCAGTCTTCACTCCGAGCGAACTCACCAGCTGAAAACGAGGGGGGGAGATtaaaagacaaggaaaaaacaaGGAGAAATCAGAGAGCTTCGGCAGCTACATAGACGCGCAATGCTAAAAACACAGAATGAAACAGACGCGCGCATGAGGCCTCCACAAAGAACGGTGAGCAAGACGAACAACAACTAGCATAAGAGAAAGTAAATCGAAAAGCGGAATCAGGCACACTGATATTAGAAGATGAATCTAGCAAACTCTTGTTCGCCGTTTCCCTGGTTTCCCCGACGGTTTGGTGAAGCTTCGTTCCACCGTGCAAGCTTCCTCTGTTAGCCGCTCCTCACTGTTTTTGTAGCCCCCCTGTCTCGGGATTCAAGACCGGCACAACACGTAGAACACCATTCATTTCTTCCCACGTTTGCCGTTAGCCTATTGTGTGAAGAGTAGCAATTCCATCCCCTGGGAAAGACACGGACAAAACACGCCTATTGTCCCAGTGGCTAGACTTTCGTTAACACTTTCCAGAAACCCCCTGCAAGGCCATGCTTCACGAAAACGCTGCCGCCTATCTTCTACGGACTTACTTTCTGCGGATCAAGGTCCGATCATTACAGAGACTGCTATAGGTCGTAGGGTGCGGAAGGACAAGGCAGCGTGTCTAACCTCACgcacgacgaagagacgTACAGGTACAACGAGGAAAAGGGACTCAgtgaaaggcgagaagaccaAAACCAATGGGACCGAAAACGGCAAAAAACTTTAGCCAACTGGCAAGTCTCAAAGAACAACAATTTAACGGGTGAGCAGGTAAAACCGGCACTAGACGACCGAACATTTCTCTACGGGGGCGTTTACAGACCTGTAGGGACACATCAGCACATGAACATATGCATGTCTCCATATGCGTATGTGCCCAGACAGATGCGTTGCAACACCTTCTcagatatatatgcatgctgAGACCTACGTGTATCTCAGATGATGCTGAAGGAGCTATGCTGGTACACGCTAACGCTGATTGATACCACTCTGCACCCATGTATCGAGGAAGCGACACATTGTAGAGAGATACACCCGCAGGCACACGAAACCGATGCGCATTTGGGGACGGTGGATACCCTCGTTTCCCAACAACCAGGGGTTTTCTACGGGTTGCAGAcaaaaagcgaaaaacacTGGATATGTGACGAGCAGAAACATAGACTCAATTGATTCAGCACCGGATtacgcgaagaaaagggacCGATGATTCTACAGCAATCCTTGGAAAAGAAAGTCATATTTGACATTCACGCCCTAAAAGAAACACCCTTTACCTGTTTGGCCGGGTCTACAACTATGGGACGACGCTGTGGGACGCGGGTCAGGTCCCCGCCGTCACCCGCCTTTTGAGGGTCTCCTGCATCCGTTGTTTCTTGTGCTCTCCACTGTTTAATTGGTAGTTGAAACCGAACAGAAAAAGCACACGCTGAACCTCTGTGCATCTCCCTCGCGCTTGTTCGTGCAAAAATCCTGCTCATGCTCACTATCCCCTTGTCACGATCCAGCTCCGCCCAGTCCACTGTAGTGTTGTGCATTTTCGCTTTCGGAATTCCTGCCCTTCACAtcttccctttccttctcctccattCGAACCTTGCTGCATGCTGCCATTTCCGACCCTCGTCACTCTGGCACCCGCTCGTACATCGAGACAACAGCAGCTAGGGACACGATATGGAAGAAGGCGACTAACGGGACTTCCCAACACGTGAACCAGCCCACATATCCGTCTAAAATAAACTTGCAGAGTATCGGTGTAATCTTCTAACTGCATTTTGGCGCTTGACTGGTCACGAATGAGAACATGTACAGACGATGGAGAAACACGGGTGAAGCGGAGAACCCCCGAGGAACCTACTCTCTTCGATTTTGAGCCACCCTTTGGACGAGAAGAGATAAGCAGGGACGCAGCAGTGATACTCTTAGGCACCAGAACGAGACAAAAAGCTCTACACCATGTAAACTTGACAAACAACTCTAGCGGTGAGGCCACATGCTGGAACTCTCCTGTCATCCCAAACCTTGGACACACCCTCATCATGGGATATGGCAAAAGGAGGCATAGCTGTATTTGCCACACTTCGGTATTTTCTTCTGTATGCCCAGTTGTTTCTCTAGTCTCTCTGAGATGCGCACGAAACCCCACCAGCGACCTACTGTCTCACAGAGTATGATAGAATACATGGAACCGAAAAGGAAACTTCAGTCTTCACACAGCACAGGAGCTCCCCCCATCTACTGACTGACATTTTCTACACTGTGTCGAATCGACCAAAGAAGACCCACCTACCAACTTCTAAAATAAACAAAAacaggagacaaaacaaAGTTTTTTCATTCGTTCAAAAACATCTCGCCAGTTCCCCTCAACTCCTCTTATTCAGGTCCCGATTCCCTCCGGCTCTTCGTAGCAAAGATGTGTTATATCCTCTATGCGCCTGTGTGCGTCTATAACACACCTTCCTGTTAACAAATCATAGTGGAGCCCCCTAATAGGTTCCACAAAAGTATGGTATGAAGTCAAAACTCTCATCGGTGGCGACTCAAGAAAAGACGCTCTGGTGTTAGCAAGAAGTCACCGGCGAGGCGACGCGTCTTTCGGTTTTACCGGAACGAGGTAGCTTGAGTAAGTTCTATCTATGATgaacgagaggagactgtCCACCATGATGCCTTTCAAGTATGCCGATTGTGTCTTGTCAGCGTCGCCCGTGACTTTGGTCTCAAATGCCACGAAATGCAGACGACCACGGTTGCGGAAGTGAAAACGAAACCCGATGCTGGTACAGAGAGCAACGCGTCTCCCCAAACTCACCGGGTTGTTCGCTTCTCACATTCTCTGGTCCTCCGGAACCTTCCGTCCCTTTCTTTCGGTGACGTGACCTGCGACGTGACGTCTGAACGGATCCTAACACTCCAGAGCCTATCATCGGTTTTCCCCCGCGTTCTCGGGATGGGTCGCTGAACGGGGGTCCACCTGTAACGGAGTACGGTGCCAAAACCTTCCAGGGTTCTGGGAAGCCTGATGGGTCTACAAATATAAATGGCGCTCCCTCTGCTCCTCcaccttctttttcttcaggcCACGGTGTGTCTATTGCCTCTAGTATTGCCGCGACATCCGCTGCCGCCATTTCTTCTCGCAGCCTCAGTGCTGATTCAACAGAGAGGTCGAAATCGAGAACAATGCCAGTTGACCACGCGAGTGCAGATTCGGTTCGTATCGCTCTTGCATCGATCAATAAAATACAGTTGTGATGGACTTGCTagagacgaaaacggagaTACGGGCTTCAGAAGTCCGCACGCGAGTGGATCCACGCGCGGCAGACTTTGACTGCAACAAAAGGATCTACATGGTACTGCACGGGGACATGCACGCCATGGTAGCAACAGGCAGCCCTCACCCTCTGTGGAATTATTTACTTCCGTTTCCAAGTTGAGAATGTCTCAGAACAACCCCGCAAACTACACAATCACGCCAAACACCAGACTTCCCTAAAGGCTGCTTCTTTCAAAACCTCGAACTATCGTCGAACTATCAT
Proteins encoded in this window:
- a CDS encoding hypothetical protein (encoded by transcript TGME49_300052) — protein: MYSIILCETGGSKSKRWRAQETTDAGDPQKAGDGGDLTRVPQRRPIVVDPAKQVCKRPRREMFGRLVPVLPAHPLNCCSLRLASWLKFFAVFGPIGFGLLAFH